A section of the Oryza sativa Japonica Group chromosome 1, ASM3414082v1 genome encodes:
- the LOC4327325 gene encoding uncharacterized protein produces the protein MEDCSSWIHGYANANATAGNNGFMCGYAASCSPVEFQQQQQLVGSQIEHHLNQISMQMGMDDESAVYDGASMVDVLLMASSSPHHHAGAGSFQYSSPTSSSASFRSASVSCSPESSAAATTHFLGPPAPSAAAAGFHYPEVSSQAPLPLPLPPYEPQHGQYTTVLSPPPPAPELPATTTPATGGAFRRYARHLRPRRLPKPGGCGQRMFKTAMSVLTKMHVAATYNRQYYYQQAAAAAASASAAEAPPSGNQLQHMISERKRREKLNDSFLALKAVLPPGSKKDKTSILIRAREYVKSLESKLSELEEKNRELEARLASRPAAAAKNDKGETAAAPAPEAGDETKRKDLVEIEVTTSGGGAGAADAAAAAGGDQETCTLNVDLRGGGGGGGMSTTDVVLRTLQCLREQIGDGASLVAMSTSAGSGGRPPRANLTLQLKV, from the exons ATGGAGGATTGCAGCAGCTGGATCCATGGCTACGCCAACGCTAACGCCACCGCCGGCAACAACGGCTTCATGTGCGGCTACGCTGCCAG CTGCAGCCCAGTAGAGtttcagcagcagcaacagctggTCGGCTCGCAGATTGAGCACCACCTCAACCAG ATCAGCATGCAGATGGGGATGGATGACGAGTCGGCGGTGTACGACGGCGCCTCCATGGTGGACGTCCTCCTCATGGCTTCCTCGTCGCCGCAccaccacgccggcgccggcagcttCCAGTACTCCTCGCCgacgtcctcctccgcctccttccGCTCCGCCTCCGTCTCGTGCAGCCCtgagagctcggcggcggcgacgacgcactTCCTCggaccgccggcgccgtccgcggcggcggcggggttccATTACCCGGAGGTCTCCTCGCAGGCGCCGTTGCCACTACCCTTGCCGCCCTACGAGCCGCAGCACGGCCAATACACCACcgtcctctcgccgccgccgccggcgccagagTTGCCGGCGACTACTacgccggcgaccggcggcgcgtTCAGGCGGTACGCGCGGCACCTCCGCCCGAGGAGGCTGCCCAAGCCGGGAGGGTGCGGGCAGAGGATGTTCAAGACGGCCATGTCGGTGCTCACCAAGATGCACGTGGCGGCGACGTACAACCGCCAGTACTACTACCAGCaggcggcagccgccgccgcgtcggcgtcggcggccgagGCGCCGCCGTCCGGCAACCAGCTGCAGCACATGATCTCGGAGCGGAAGCGGCGGGAGAAGCTCAACGACAGCTTCCTCGCCCTCAAGGCCGTCCTCCCTCCCGGCTCTAag AAAGACAAGACATCGATACTGATCAGAGCAAGAGAGTACGTAAAATCTCTCGAGTCAAAGCTGTCAGAGCTGGAGGAGAAGAACCGGGAGCTAGAGGCGAGGCTAGccagccgccccgccgccgccgccaagaacgacaaaggcgagacggcggcggcgccagcgccggAAGCCGGCGATGAGACGAAGCGAAAGGACCTAGTAGAGATCGAGGtgacgacgagcggcggcggcgccggagcggcggatgcggcggcggcggcgggaggagatcAAGAGACCTGCACGCTCAACGTAGActtgcgcggcggcggaggcggcggaggcatgAGCACGACGGACGTTGTGCTCCGGACGCTGCAGTGCCTGAGAGAGCAGATcggcgacggcgccagcctcgtGGCGATGAGCACCAGCGCCGGCTCCGGCGGCCGCCCGCCTCGTGCAAACCTAACATTACAGCTCAaggtgtaa